The following DNA comes from Synechococcales cyanobacterium T60_A2020_003.
GGAGAGTGTGCCCATTCTGTCGGAATCGGCGTTGAAATCGGAACTGCAAGCCTTGATTAACCAGGGATTGTCGCGATCGCAGGCTAGCCGACAACTTGCTAAACAAACTCAGTTGTCGCGACAGCAAATCTATCAGCTTGCCCTCAGCTTAGATGCAGACGCAGCAGATCCAAACACATAGATAGCCCAGTCTTCCGACTAGGCTACTGTTCATTTCATGATGACCGCACCCCTAGGGAGTGGGCGGAGTGGTCGTTTCCGGAGTCTGCGTTTGTACCTGTGGCTGAGGGGGTTGTCCCTGGAGTAATTCTTGCTGCTGCTGCCGCAGCGTTTGAATTTCTGAACTCAGGATTGACCGCTGATCTTGCATAAACTCAGCCGTTGAGCGACTGTTTGCCAAATTTGCGCGATGATACAAATCCAAGGGGCTGCGGAGATTGCCGCCTCCGGGCGTAAAGAGATCCCTGGCATCAGACTCAGGAGTTAGAGCATCAGCGCCTGGACTGGTCTGAGCATGAGCCGGAGCAGCAACTGCCAAGAGTACGCCCGCACCGATCACGAATCCGGCGAATACAGCAATCTGCTTTACGTGCCTAGACATCGATGATGTAGAGAAGGTCATAATATTCCGCTCACTCCTACTCAAGTTGAATAGAGATTTGTTACTTAGCAATCTGACTGGCTTGTTCTTCAGACGCGCCAAGATTTTTTCTGCTCCCATCTCTTTACTACCAATTTTGGCGAAATTCGACAGGAGAGAATTTGCCCCACCTGTTAGGCCAAGGAGCGGCTGAGGCGACCGCGAATCAGCAGGAGGGCGATCGCGTCAAACACCAACAATACCAGCAGCGCCATTCCCAGTGTAACCGACCCAAACGGAGCCTCCATCACCACGCTGTTCAGCGACCAGCCACTATGAAGGTAAATGTAGCGGATTGGTTCGATCGCGTAGCTGAGCGGGTTTAACGACGCCACGATTTGTAACCAACCGGGCATAAAGGATAGGGGCGCAAGGGCAGTACTCGCAAACAGGAGAGGGAGATTCGTCACGAAAATCACGGCAATCAACTCTATGTGTCCCGGCAGCGAAAAGGCCAGTCCCAAACTTAACGCCGTAACCCCTAGCACCAGAAGCAGCACAATTCCCGCAATCAGCAGCAGTCCCAACGCACCGGGTAATCCCGATCCCAGGAACGCACTCGCCACCACAATCACAGACGTTTGAATCAAGCTGAGGGTGGCAATGAAGATGGCAGAGGCCATCACAATCGATAGTCGGGAGGCCAAGGGAGCCACCAGCAACCGATTGAGAAACCCAAACTCGCGGTCAAACATCACGGGCAATCCCGCATTCAATGCACCACCAAAGGCAGTAAACACAATAATGCCTGCCCCTAGAAACTGCCCGTAGTTCTGGCTTTCACCAAATAAGCCCTGGGGCATGTTCTGAAACAACGCACCGAACAGGACAAGCCACATCAGCGGTTGAATCACCCCGGCCACCAGGGTTGTGGGGCGACGCTGGAGTTGGATAAACAGGCGACGGGTGAGGGCAGCCGTTTCCTGAACAAATTCGCTCGAAAACAGTCCAGCAGGGGGATTCCCAAGGCTAGCAGTGCTGGACGGGGCAGAGGGAGGCATAATCATTTGACTCATGGTTCACCAAATCTCCGAGAACAGGGTGGACGAGGGGACGCAAACTAGCGCATATTCTGTTTCTTTTCGGCCTTGGGGTCACGCCGACTCGCGGCGGCAATTTCGGCGTCTAACAACGTTTGTCCGGTCGCTGCCAGATACACATCATCCAAACTAGGGCGCGAC
Coding sequences within:
- a CDS encoding ABC transporter permease, whose translation is MSQMIMPPSAPSSTASLGNPPAGLFSSEFVQETAALTRRLFIQLQRRPTTLVAGVIQPLMWLVLFGALFQNMPQGLFGESQNYGQFLGAGIIVFTAFGGALNAGLPVMFDREFGFLNRLLVAPLASRLSIVMASAIFIATLSLIQTSVIVVASAFLGSGLPGALGLLLIAGIVLLLVLGVTALSLGLAFSLPGHIELIAVIFVTNLPLLFASTALAPLSFMPGWLQIVASLNPLSYAIEPIRYIYLHSGWSLNSVVMEAPFGSVTLGMALLVLLVFDAIALLLIRGRLSRSLA